CCGATGCGCCTCACCCCCGCCTGAAGAAACACGCCATGCCTCTCGTCCACTTCGAACAAGCCGACGGCGCCGTCGTCAGCGTCGAGCTCAAGACCGGCCAGTCGGTCATGTACGGCTCGCTCACCCACCGCGTGCCTGGCATCCTGGGGGAATGCGGCGGCTCGCTCGCCTGCGCCACCTGCCACGTGTATGTGGACGATGCCTGGGCGGACCGGCTGCCGCCGATGTCCGAGCTCGAAAATGAGATGCTCGACGCCACCATCTCGCCGCGCCAGCCTGGCAGCCGGCTGGCCTGCCAG
The nucleotide sequence above comes from Xylophilus sp. GOD-11R. Encoded proteins:
- a CDS encoding 2Fe-2S iron-sulfur cluster-binding protein, encoding MPLVHFEQADGAVVSVELKTGQSVMYGSLTHRVPGILGECGGSLACATCHVYVDDAWADRLPPMSELENEMLDATISPRQPGSRLACQIDVSPALDGLRLRLPEAQI